In Panicum virgatum strain AP13 chromosome 5K, P.virgatum_v5, whole genome shotgun sequence, the genomic window ATGCTCGGTCACTCGGCTGCCTCTCGCCGTGAGCCAAAACTCCTCCGCGAGACTTGGGAAATCAAAGATGGAGCTAGACACATGCGTATGAATTCGTGCAACTAGGCTGCACCATATAGGACCCTAACGTGACTAAAACAGATTCACTCAAATGGACGCTAGACACACTTCATGGCGCATTTGTTCTTAACAATCTCCGCATAAACGCGACCCAGAGCAGACCCAGAGCAGCGCCGACTCCTCATCGAAGTCAGCAAGTAGCATCCTTTCCTTCTTCGGGCCATTGCCCGGCATAGCCCGCACTAGCCTCAGCTTGATCTTCAACATCTGTGTCCTCCACCACCAATATCCGGCCGACGAGCTCCTCAATGGTCATGGTGTTGATGTTGGCGAGCATCTCGATCTCCACCACAACCTCCATCTCCTCACCAAGCTCACGCACACTGGCGATGAGCCCATTGATGCGCAAGGCAAAGTCATCGACACTCTCTCCGTCGAGGAACGCCAAGGTCTCGAACTACTTCATCATGCATTGGATGCTCGTGGACTTCATGTGGTCATCGCCGTCCCGCATCTTCTTCACCGCACCCCACGCTTCCTTCACGCTCTTCTTCCGATAGGCCCGGACTTCATCTCCGACGGCACCCCACAGAGGATGACAACCAGTGCCCGCATTGATCCTTGCTATGCTCGTCTCTGCTCGTTTCCACAACATCCCAAATCTCCATGTCCTCTAGGTGTACCTGCTTCTTGAGCATCCACTTGTGGTAGTTCATCTTAGTCGGCTTCAGAACCTCCCCTATGATAGCAGTGACGCACTCCACCACGACCTTACGTGGCGAGCTGCTGCCATTACCCTTCTCACCATCGCCCTTGCCATGGGGAGACTTCTTAGGAAAGCTTGGAAGAGTCTTGTCGCTGTCGCCAGCCATGAATAGGAAGCTCTAATACCAGTTGTTGATATAGCCCCTtgcttgctctcacactcaCCAATACAGAAACAATGGCGGAGCCACTATTCTTAAATTTTGGCCAGCTCTAATATTAAAATGGACTCGGGAGCATAGGTGCTATGTATAGGCCATGGATCGGACTTGCAAGGAGCTAATCTCCTGGCCCGGCCTTTGTTCCATGATCCCCAAATTTTTCTCAGTGATGTGCGAGGGCCTCTCGCTCCTTGGAGCATcacagcttctccaagcgaacCGGcaaccacacacaccactccaTCCAATAGTCTGGACTCAGTACAAACTAACTCTGACCTGATCTTATACACCTGGCCAACTCGATTGCCTCTCACCATGATCCAAAACTCCTCCACGAGACACGGGCATTTTAAAATTGAGCTAGACACGTGCGTATGAACTCGTGCAGCTATACTGCACCCGTACAAGACCCTAACATGACTAAAACTGGCTCACACAAACACAAGTTAATTTCATGGCGCGTTTATTCCTAACACTCATGGGCATGACCTTGTAGCTCATGCTGCCAGCTTTCTCCGCGTGTTGTGAAGAGCTTGTCAGCAGAAGGGTTCGTGCGAGCTGGACGTCTGGCCAGAGCTCCAAGCCCTCACAGGAGATGTCATTTCTCGCACCGCGTTCGGCAGCAGCTACCTTGAAGGGAGAAGGATTTTCCATCTCCAGTCTGAGCAAGCTGAGCGCTTCATAGGCGCCAGTCAAATGATTGTCTTTCCAGGTTACATGTGAGTTACTCTAGTGAGCGCTCTAATTAATTCTGCTCTTCTTCAGTTGCACGTATGGCTTTTAATGTTGTGGTCCTTTGGGTATTTGCTGCAGGCACTTGCCAACGAAAAATAACCGAAGGATGCGCCAAATCAATAAGGAGGTCGAAACAATTCTCCGAAGGCTAGTTGGGAAAAGAATTCAAGCCATGAAAGAAGGTGAACCCACCAAAGATGACTTACTGGGCTTATTGCTGGAGTCAAACATGAGGGACGCAGACCAGAATGGATAGTCCAGCCTAGGGATGACGATCGAAGACGTCATGGAGGAGTGCAAGCTGTTCTACATCGCGGGGATGGAGACAACGGCAGTACTGCTGACATGGACAATGATCCTACTCAGCATGCACCCAGAGTGGCAGGACCGTGCAAGGGAGGAAGTGATTAGCTTATTTGGGAAAACTAAACCAGAATACGAGGGATTAAGCCGCCTCAAAACAGTTTGCTGTGTACTCTCTCCATCCCAAatttattatttgttttggCTTCTCTAGATACGTAGAATTTGCTATGCACATAGacattatatatatagttttatCTACACTCGCGTGTAGCTATTCTCACCATCAGTATACCACCGTATATATATGTCTGCATACTCATTTATCACTTTAAGTATGTTCATATACTAATTCTAAGATACTTCAAATggataaatataaatttttcaaaatagCCCTACTGTTTAAATATATAATGATTATACCTTATTACTAGTCTATAAAACAAGTATGTCCATATACTCTATTTATAGTCATATACCCAATATATATACCATCATAGATATTCTAATATGAACACATACTCTACGTACATACTCGTCGTTGGATCAGATACATGATACATCAAGAGATACACATGTGGAAGTATCTACAagcgagtgtgtgtgtgtgtgtgtgtttataTGCATGACACAAACTATGCATctagaaaaacaaaaataactgatgatttgggacggagggagtagtacttAATTCACTATATTCACGATGCTTCAATGAAAACAATGCAAACACATGAATTGTTTTGCTCTCTGTATCTTTGAATATTTGTAGGTGAATATGATCCTTTACAAGGTTCTCCGATTATACCCGCCGGGCATCAGGTTTAGCCGGAGAACCTACAAGGAGATGAAGATTGGAAATGTCACGTGTCCAGCCGGTGCGTTCATCGAGATCCCTATTCTGTTTATCCACCATGATCCTGACATATGGGGAAGAGACGTTAACGATTTCAAGCCGGAGAGGTTCGCCGAGGGGATTTCTAAGGCATCCAAGGCCTCAGGCGCGTTCCTCCTGTTTGGTTGGGGACCTCGCATATGCATCGGCCAAAACTTCGCACTCCTTGAGGCCAGGATGGCGATGTGCATGATCCTTCAGCGATTTGAGTTTGAGCTCGCACCATCTTATACTCATGCACCATATGCGGTGCTGACTctgcatccgatgcatggcgcaCAGATTAAGCTTAGGGCGTTCTAAtacttgtaatgttacctgtcgATGTGGTAAAACTTTGTCTATGGGCATTGAAAATAAGTATAATTTGCAGTGGCGTCGTGTTTCATGTGTAACTTTATCACTGTACGTGTAATATATAAGGCCATTAAGTTCAGGTACGGTTGAACCTTTCGCAGTGCATGGTCACTCACGGTTTGCTCGAAGAAATAAATCAATAAATAATGTGTTGTGTCAGTATAATCTATTGTGCAAAGTTCACGAGTTGTCGACTCAATAAAAAATGGTTTAGAATATGTCATGGTTCAAGAgcactatttttttttgaaagattaagaACACTAAATTGGTACCCTGATCTATGAACCAATTATGATCCCAAGCACTGCAGCATGGTGACTATTTCTTCAAATTTAGCATTATGTTACCTCTTTTCagatttggatttgaattgGATCATGTTGGTGCAATGCTTGATCGAATAAAGTCAACCCTTTCCTCAAAAAGAATATCACCCTAATTTTTTATGCTTTCATTCTTTTTTAGACAGCCACTGCTACAAAAATGACCTGTAGGAGCGTCCTGTTTTTCTTTCGACCCGACTCCGAACCGACCACTAGGCCGATTTTTTTGCTCCAGCCCAAGCCACCATATGGTTGGgtaaaatctaattttttttatgtgtAATTTTTATGTTGGGCCGGGTTTTGTGTAAAAAAGGTCAGTTCTTATCTGGCCCAACTTTTGTGGTGGGTCACAAATTTTAACCCGAGCTTAGCCTATGCAATGGTCATGTCGGGTCAGGCAGCCCATCATCAGATATACTCTATATATATTTTGCAAAACAGATATACTCTCATAGGCGTCCATAAAGTAGGTTGTATTGTATGTGCATACATACATACGACCACGTATGTGCGTGTTGTACATATATAACGTGTCATGAAAATGTACCATCCTTATTAAAGACCATATTATCTTGGATCAATTTTGATCTAATTCATCAACCAGAAGGCACGATCCACAACTGTACATGACCCTCAATATATACAATCTGTAATtggatatatgcatatatacCAAATCTGTAATTAGATATATACAGATATACAGATAACACATCAACATGAGCCCTTGAACTCTCTCCTGGAGAAGATCAGGTGTCTCTTGCTGAGATGGAGAGCATAAGTCCTATGACACGGAAAGATCTCTTGCTTCGTTTGTTACGTGTGTATCGATTCTATATTAGTTGCACAAATACTATCCTTTTGGTAAAAGTACAGacatttatatatatacatgcatgTACACCCACTCTTATAAATGTGCACATgcgtgtgtgtctatatatatatatatatatatatatatatatatatatatatatatatatatatatatatatatatatatatatatagacacacacccGACTAACCCAaccacaccccccccccccctctcgaGAGATTGTAGTGGCATATTTAAGACCATCGAAGTCATTACATGCATCTTACTATCACATAGTATCAATTGGCCATAAATACGAGTACTAGCATCAAGTTATAAACACTACTCAAACCCAGGGTTCCATCACGCAAATCttgctattactaattggaggcttctttcAAACCTCTACATGAAGCCATCTTGGATCCTAAGTGGACActctacaaaaataaaaaattcatgaaattctcacaaaaatcataaACATCTGGCTATCAATtcgacaactctaattataatatcCATTGGATttattatcttttctaataaataatCCACTTAtatcattatgaaaatagactaaagtaactccctaaacatgtatatatccaaattacccacctatgccattataaaaaaatctaaagtaaccctttAATCTTCACGTAAATTACTCACcgatgccattataaaaataatgcaaataacaccctaaatttgcatataaattatctaattatatcattattgaaagttaaagtaacccctaaatctgaatctaaattatttaGTTAtagtaaaatattaaagtgcaccaatataaaattatgaattaatatttctatcattattaatataattTTATGTTATTGTTTATATACCCACAatatgtgtcaccatatattcatatatgatggaagagacaagaatatcaattcacaaacaaatagttcaattcAATATATATCAGACatatatatggaggtgtgatgcaaaatgaaatctattgcaactagataataaaaaatatgtattttagagtatgtgttagaatatttaatagataaaaTATGGTGTGAGATagttaattataattattagctataagctttatttttataataattcTAATAGCCCGTGCGGGATCACTGGTCTATACGCTAGTAATAATCTAACTAACTTTCACATTCGACTAAACGCTCTTGCTCTCTCATTGCCCAGCAGTTTTGACATATATCATCGATTTCTGGACAAAGCCCAATCATAGACAAAGGATGATAGATGTTGCGTGTCCTGGACTTGTTCAGAAAAGTGTCGCCTTAGGCCGAGCATTGGTATGGTCTTTAGTGCTGGCAACAATTTTGTTAAGGTGTACGATGTCTCCATGTGCGCGCGATCCTTGGGAAAATGGGCGCGAGCATATGCGCGCAAATCTTATCTCTACATATCATGTAGGCATATATGCAAAGCACCGAAAGAATAAGGAAAACATGCGTGCGCACAATTTGGTGACAGAGacactgcatgcatgcatacatacatacatagcCTGTGCCTATGGCTGAAATTAGGAGAACAGGGTAGAATGAGAGTATGAGACTACACATATCAGCACCATATATTGGCTGGCAGATGTGCcgagtgtagcgaaaatggccactcataccatatttcaatatattgttttggcgaatgatgacacacacaacacttggactaatatgattgttaagatgatcattctcaggcttttaggttcaagtgatgacaaagagaagataggcaaagttaggcccgaagggccgcccctacgggggttccgctacccggttagcggacggggccGAGGGGTATTTTGGTATTTTGGTTGTCCGATGGTTGCCCCTACAGTGTATCCAATGGTTGTCAGAAGAACCGACGTCATGGTATTTTGGTGCAGATGGGAATCGAAAccaagtcagcttataggcaccggatgaaccgatggttcaaaaaggggcatcggtgcattgggcgtactgtgttccagagacgatgcaagtcgcgcaagagccaagtcttcagcaccggttgaaccggtgaagcatcggtgcataccatcggtgtaatgacgtcagctgtcaggagttcaacggctacttcgggttatgagtgaccggatgaaccgacgctaccccagctagaggcatcggttcatccgatgatacgcaaaTTTtctgctaaccgttggagcaacggctacaagacttggcggcctatatatatgcctcaccccggtcatttgaagattgctggagttgctgaacaccccacacacacccaagaacatctccaagccatacaatagcatcaagatcatatccttagcttttagcactagcttgtaAAGTTTGAGTGCTAGAATAGCTCtcagtgagtgagattgcaaggccttgagcctttgtgctgtggttctctagtgaaccaaacaagagcttggtgcgccggcctccttggagctgcgaagctcgccggcaacgtcatcgaccctccgacttggtgtggagcggcgacgacatctttgtgcgggggaggTGGAGActcccatcctttgtggagaagctacttagtggaacccggggccaaggtgaccgtgattgtgttcacggaaaagacttggtggccgagtagcaatactcttagtgagtgctacaacaacgtggatgtaggtgtgtctttgtggctaaccgaaccacgggataaacacccgcatcaagagtttgctatctcctatcccgctctttaagcttccgcatttaatacttgcaacctttgtgcctttactttcatagaatagtttcttgttaGGAAAGGCTATATGGTGCAtaattcttttgggataggggtttcacactagaacaacctagttgcacatctagatagcttaaaTTAATTTAAGTTTTATGCAAACtaattggagccataggtcaagtttttttattagtacctaattcaccccctccccctcttatgATAGaacacccgatcactttcaccgaGTCATCGTGATTCTGGATGTGTCCATCGTTGAAGATATGTAACGACGACTTATTGGAAGCCAATGCTGCCATGCGCTCCTCACCGTAAGACGAATCTACCAGCACGTTAGTATTGCGGTATTGCCCCTTCGTCTAGTACAATCTCAGCAAGGTCAACAATAATGCCTCCCTTTTCTTCTAACATTGCAATTATTCACCGTCGAGGCATGGGATGATGATGTGCCTTGATGGTAACAAACAAAACGCCCAAGAACATCCACATCCACATACTACCTAGTCACCCATTGGCCTGCGTACCATATAAATCTAGTATTGACGAATCAGAAAAGGAGCACATGCGTTTTAATTGGGTTGAAATATttgcttatatatatattacacaTCAGAGCACTATACTAGATAAGCCTTTGACTTATTTTACCGCTCACGTTTTGGAATGTCACAATCAGATGACGAAATATCTGCGCATTACACATCAGAGCGCAGTCAGATCGATATAATGCGCCCGTGAACACGGAGAATTATTTCACCTGCATATGTCAGGTAGTTTCTCATTATTTGACTTCGTTTCAGAATTTAAGAAGAAAAAAGGTTTCTTGTTTTTGTATACCTACTGATCAACGATTTTGTTGCTTTCGAAAACCCAAAAGTCTATTATCACAACAAACACCTCAGAAAAGAATTCAACGCGCGTCCCAGATGGCCACCCCACGTGTGTAATCGTACTCCGAGACACGCATGCCTTTGGCCAAGTTTCTTGAATTCAGCTAGCAGTCAGTCTCGCGTTTCCTACTAGCTAGGCATACGCCGGCCGCGTCCCTTGCCCCGTCCGCACCTGCACCTGCTGATGGTCGGAGGAAAAAGCGAAGCGGCAAGCGAATAAAACTGGCGGCCGGGGCACATGGCCCCGGCCCGATCGATGCCGCGGTGCTCGATCCCGTCCCGGCCAAGCGCAAGCTCCCAAGAGCAGATCGATGCGGGCCAAAATTAAAGCTGCAGGTGAAAGGGACAAGGGGTGCACGATAAGATTAGGTGTACCCGATGCACTCGGCCTTGCCATGCACGTGTAGGTGTAGGCCTCCAAGCTTTACGTTTGCAGTGGCTTAGCGAATCACACATCTCTGTTTCGCTCTTTTAATATGTTTCCGAGCAGAGATTAGATTAGTACGGGCAAATGCTTTCGACCGGGCTATTGTGCAGTGCTCCCTCCATCATATCCtcaaatataaaatattttgattTGTCCTAAATTAAATTGTCTAAGTTCCACCAAATTtatggagatcaatactaacacatcaaataagtaaattataaaaataagatATATTTCATAATGGATCTAATTATTTTCATTTGACATTCAAAATATCAGTACTATTTTATATAAAGTTGGTCAAACTTAGAATTGTTTGACTTAGACAAACCAAATTATCTTATTTAATATAATCGGCAGCTCTTCTGCctggttcgtttcaaaaaaaaataatctTATATTTTAAGACAGAGAGAATAGGCATAACCAGCATGTCGTACGGTGTGCAATCCATACCATAAGAAGACCGGTGCCCTTCTtaattttttccttttcatgTCATATTTTACGGTGGAGTTTATATATAGAGCGATCGCCGTGTGGTTGTTGTTGAGGCGTTGTCTTTTTGTATATATATTTACTTGCTGACTATCTACCTCTCTTTTATTAAATAATACAACAGGTTGGAGACTCATTCCAAAACTAGACGAAGAATAagactagtgctaaagtttgtTAGTAAGAGCCGAATTCTATACGACTCCCCTATCAAGGAAGCCCTTCAAATTAGCAAAGGGAATGTACCACCTGGTACATCCTAACCAAGTTTGGTGCAGAGAGATACATGCCGAAATGGACCACACTAATTCAAGATCCCTTCCAAGTGACGCAATCCAGTTGACATGGGGAATTCGAACATGAGACGTTCCGCATTTCTTGTGTGTTGAACGTTGTTTTTTCTTGGCCCAACCGCGGACCTCCCTTCTTTTCCAAAGTTTTTCACGCTGCTATGCGTGCCCGGAGAAGACCACCGTACCCCCGGCCCCGCGCGCCTGTAGTAGAACCATCGCGGAAGTGTCGATCAAAACCCAAGAACAAAAACTCGGAGCACGAAAATGATGCGCACCACAGCGCAAACTAACCTGCAACCCAGCTCTATTTATAAAAAGCCCGGAATGGTGAGCAGCTACCACTCGTGCTCCAACTTGACCTATCGGCCCTGGCCTAGGCTCACAGTCCTAGCTAgccaaaagaaattaaaacatTCTGCTAGCTCTCCCCCTCAGCTGCAGAGCGCACACGGCTCCTCTTCCCTGCGTCCGAAAGAACCAGGTTCCTCGCCAGCTCTATCCGGCACCCCAAACCAAACCACGGCGAGCTAGCCGGCCGACCatggcggcgctcggcggcggcggcggcgcgcaggcgcCGTTCCCGTGGGGGCTGGTGGTGCTGTGCACGGTGGCGGCGTGGTGCGCGGTGCGCGCGGTGGAGTGGGcgtggtggcggccgcggcgcctgGCGCGGGCGCTGCGGTCGCAGGGGCTCCGCGGCACGGCGTACCGCTCCCTCGCGGGGGACGCGCCGCTGACGGAGCGGCTCAACCGGGAGGCCAGGTCCCGGCCCATGCCGCTGGGGTGCCACGACGTCGCGCCCCGGGCGATGCCGCTGTTCCACCAGACCATGAAGGAGCACGGTACGGCACGTTGCTTTCGTCCCCCGGCTGCTCGATCTTTCCTTGGCGCACCGGCCGGGACACGTCTCCTGGTCCTAATCATTACGAGATCTGAAGGAACAGGCCCTTGCTTTGATTGACTGAAATCCTTCATGTTCGATTGATTTTTCTCCGGAAACACCTTTCGTCTTTCAATTGAACAAATACTGCTAGCTATAAATCGAGGTTGAAGTTGACTAGTAGTACTCTTTCCCTTTCGCTGTCGATTTGCAATACCTTGAGTTCGATGCTATTTTCTAGCTTTCTGATCTTCACAGAGTTACTATTGACCCAATTTTCTTATTTCCCTAAAAAAAATATGTAGATTATATCTCAAGGAATAGTGTTAGCAAGAAATTTCCATGTAGTAGCACATAGCAGAGCCTCTTTCTATTGTGTATTGCAGGATACTAGCTAGGATCTAGTAGTGACACTAACCGCACATACACCCAGCAGGACAGAGTAGATGATGGACCACTCAACAAACTAGAAACAGTTCCAATGATAACGTGGCCATCTTGTTCTGAAGATGACCAGAGTTCGTTCCATCAAGTCCTGCCATTCCGGCCTATTATTCCACTGATCGGCGATCGCTGTCGGTGGTTCCCGATCGTTCTCCTTTATCTGCGATAGCTGTTCCCCAAAGAAAACCAAAAATAATTGTGGCACAAGAATGAAGCGACCCAGCACTGACAGGCATCATCACTGAAAATGGTTCTTGACAATGACAGGTAAAACGTCCATCACCTGGTTCGGGCCGGTGCCAAGGGTGACCATCACCAAGCCCGAGCTGGTGCGCGAGGTCCTGTCCAACAAGTTCGGCCACTTCGAGAAGCTCAAGTTCGGCAGGCTTCAGAGGCTGCTCCACAACGGCCTGGGCAGCCACGAGGGCGAGAAATGGGCCAAGCACCGGAGGATCATCAACCCCGCGTTCCATGTCGAGAAGCTCAAGGTGACCACACCATCTGATGACACTGAACATTTGCCAGCGATGAAACAGAGCACAGGGATCTGACGACATGAATAATGACCTGTATGTATGTCTTCCATGCATTTCCCAGCGGATGCTGCCGGCTTTCGCCGCGTGCTGCACGGACCTGGTGAGGAGGTGGGAGGGCCTGGCTGCGGACGGGCAGCCGCACGAGGTGGACGTGTGGCCCGAGATGCAGAACCTGACGGGGGATGTCATCTCTCGCGCCGCGTTTGGCAGCAGCTACCTGGAAGGCAGGAGGATCTtccagcttcagggggagcagGTCAAGCTCGTGGTTCAGGCCATGCAGAAGCTTCACATCCCTGGATACTTGTGAGTTCTACTTCTACCCCTGTTTTTCGATCGCATACATTGGCATTGTGGTGGTGTGCTACTGCTAACGCAGCGTCGATCTCGTGCAGGTACCTGCCTACGAGAACCAACCGAAGGATGAAGCAGATCGCTTCGGAGATCGAGGCGCTCCTCAAGGGCATCATCGCCAAGAGGGAGAGCGCGCTGAGGACCGGGGGCGCGACCAGCGACGACCTCCTCGGCGTGCTGCTGGAGTCGAACATGGAGCACTGCAGGGGCGACGGCAACGCGAGGGCCGGCATCACCACCGACGACGTCATCGGGGAGTGCAAGCTCTTCTACTTTGCCGGCATGGAGACCACGTCGGTGCTGCTCACCTGGACCATGATCGTGCTCTCCATGCACCCGGAGTGGCAGGACCGCGCCAGGGAGGAGGTGCTCCACGTCTTCGGCCGGAGGACGCCGGACTACGACGGCATGGGCCGCCTCAGGATCGTGACCATGGTGCTGTACGAGGTGCTGCGGCTGTACACGCCGCTGACGGCGCTCCAGCGGCAGACGTACAAGCCCATGGAGCTCGGCGGCGTGAGGTACCCGGCGGGGGTGATGCTGATGCTGCCGCTGCTGTGCGTCCACCACGACAAGGACGTGTGGGGCCCCGACGCGAGCGAGTTCAGGCCGCAGAGGTTCGCGGAGGGGATCTCCATGGCGTCCGCGGACGCGCCGGCCTTCTTCCCCTTCGGGTGGGGCCCGCGCACCTGCATCGGCCAGAACTTCGCGCTGCTCGAGGCCAAGATGGGGCTCGCCATGATCCTGCAGAGCTTCGTCTTCGAGCTCTCGCCGGCCTACACGCACGCGCCCTTCCCGCACGGCCTGCTGCAGCCGGAGCACGGCGCGCAGATCATGCTCAGGAGGCTCCCCTAGCTGAGCTGCCTAAACTACACTTGTGTGGAGTTAGGCTAATCGATCACTTAATTATCTGCATGTACAGCACATAGTACGTATGTAGCGGATGCAAATCAAGCAAGGAACTACACTTGCAAGGCAAGGCGCTCTTCTTGTGAAAAGTTAATTGCCTTGGTAGTTACACTGATGAGATAACCATATGCATATATGTATGATCTGCAGTATGTACAGTGCGCTAGTTTTGTTCAGTtgctctctctcacacacacacacctgccTTCGTTCCTAAAAGAACTTAGCGGAGAATTTGAGACCATGCATGATTATGGGCGGCAGTCTATTATACGGATTAATTGTCATCTatttatctattatcttattatttggccaacaaacggaacctccacgttcgctctcaaggtctagaaattcccacattaatcggagaaaaataaaaaaataaaaattacccaccactgccattacgataaaaattagcctaaaatacccctgtgtctaattaaaaatcgccaaccaatgtcattatgaaaaattaaatataaaacaccatttagctatgtatcagttacaaatatatactattaataaaaactaaagctaacaacaatcaat contains:
- the LOC120707515 gene encoding cytochrome P450 72A15-like, which codes for MAALGGGGGAQAPFPWGLVVLCTVAAWCAVRAVEWAWWRPRRLARALRSQGLRGTAYRSLAGDAPLTERLNREARSRPMPLGCHDVAPRAMPLFHQTMKEHGKTSITWFGPVPRVTITKPELVREVLSNKFGHFEKLKFGRLQRLLHNGLGSHEGEKWAKHRRIINPAFHVEKLKRMLPAFAACCTDLVRRWEGLAADGQPHEVDVWPEMQNLTGDVISRAAFGSSYLEGRRIFQLQGEQVKLVVQAMQKLHIPGYLYLPTRTNRRMKQIASEIEALLKGIIAKRESALRTGGATSDDLLGVLLESNMEHCRGDGNARAGITTDDVIGECKLFYFAGMETTSVLLTWTMIVLSMHPEWQDRAREEVLHVFGRRTPDYDGMGRLRIVTMVLYEVLRLYTPLTALQRQTYKPMELGGVRYPAGVMLMLPLLCVHHDKDVWGPDASEFRPQRFAEGISMASADAPAFFPFGWGPRTCIGQNFALLEAKMGLAMILQSFVFELSPAYTHAPFPHGLLQPEHGAQIMLRRLP